The following proteins are co-located in the Acinetobacter sp. NCu2D-2 genome:
- the cyoA gene encoding ubiquinol oxidase subunit II — protein MRQTILAVLSLSAMTALLTGCGGDMVLLNSKGPVAEGQSNLMMTAIYLMLLVVIPSIIMALWFGWKYRASNKDADYKPTWAHSTAIEIVVWGIPVIIIGILAWLTWWGSHKYDPYRPLESDKAPLTVQVIAEQFKWIFIYPEQEIATVNEIRFPLDTPVALRLTSNFTMNSFFIPSLGGQIYAMAGMQTHLNLLATEASPAEGYRGFSSNYSGYGFSQMRFRAHAVTDAQFAEWVSAVKAGNGTSVNPEAVQKTVLDQAEFATLRDGNRGKHQIEALIAKAKTPEEKAAAEATKPYPTKPHPVTYYSSVEKGLFESVINKYMSNYHGADDSAAAASEAHADVEHATASQGE, from the coding sequence ATGAGACAAACAATTTTAGCTGTATTGTCTTTATCTGCGATGACTGCACTCTTAACTGGGTGTGGTGGTGATATGGTACTTCTGAACTCTAAAGGTCCAGTTGCTGAAGGTCAAAGTAACCTGATGATGACTGCGATTTATCTAATGCTTTTGGTGGTGATTCCATCAATTATCATGGCATTATGGTTCGGTTGGAAATATCGCGCATCGAATAAAGATGCAGACTATAAACCTACTTGGGCACACTCTACTGCAATTGAAATTGTAGTTTGGGGTATCCCAGTTATTATTATTGGTATTTTAGCTTGGTTAACTTGGTGGGGTTCCCACAAGTATGACCCATACCGTCCACTTGAGTCAGATAAAGCACCACTGACTGTTCAAGTTATTGCTGAACAATTCAAATGGATCTTTATCTATCCAGAGCAAGAAATTGCAACTGTGAACGAAATTCGTTTCCCACTGGATACACCTGTAGCGCTTCGCTTGACTTCTAACTTCACGATGAACTCATTCTTCATCCCGTCTTTAGGTGGTCAAATCTACGCAATGGCAGGTATGCAAACTCACTTGAACTTGTTAGCAACTGAAGCGAGTCCTGCTGAAGGTTACCGCGGTTTCTCTTCTAACTATTCAGGTTATGGCTTCTCACAAATGCGCTTCCGTGCTCATGCTGTGACTGATGCTCAATTTGCTGAATGGGTTTCTGCAGTGAAAGCGGGTAACGGTACTTCAGTTAATCCTGAAGCAGTTCAAAAAACTGTTCTAGACCAAGCTGAATTTGCAACTTTACGCGACGGTAACCGTGGTAAACACCAAATCGAAGCATTGATTGCAAAAGCTAAAACTCCTGAAGAGAAGGCTGCTGCTGAAGCAACTAAGCCTTACCCAACTAAGCCACACCCTGTGACTTATTACTCTTCTGTAGAGAAAGGTTTGTTTGAATCTGTAATCAACAAATACATGAGTAACTATCACGGTGCTGATGATTCAGCTGCCGCAGCTTCAGAAGCTCATGCAGACGTTGAACATGCGACTGCTTCTCAAGGGGAATAA
- the cyoB gene encoding cytochrome o ubiquinol oxidase subunit I yields the protein MSLLGKLGPDAIPYDPIVLVTVAMMILGGIAVVAGITYFKKWGYLWNEWFTSVDHKKIGIMYLFVSIIMLLRGFADAIMMRLQLFLAKGGGEGYLHPEHYDQIFTAHGVIMIFFVAMGLVVGLMNISVPLQIGARDVAFPLLNSLSFWLFAGAAGLMMVSLALGEFAATGWMAYPPLSGIEYSPGVGVDYYIWALQVSGLGTLLTGVNFFVTIIKMRAPGMKLMDMPIFTWTSLCTSVLIIASFPVLTATIAMLTLDRYFGFHFFTNDLGGSPMLYVNLIWTWGHPEVYILVLPAFGIYSEVVATFSRKTLFGYKSMVYATIAITVLAFVVWVHHFFTMGAGANVNAFFGIMTMIIAIPTGVKIFSWLFTMYKGRITFTTPMLWTLGFLVTFGIGGLTGVLMAVPPADFLVHNSLFLIAHFHNVIIGGVVFAMFAGIIFYWPKMFGWRLNETWGKAAFWFWFFGFYFAFMPLYILGFMGMTRRLNTYDNPEWDPYLAIAFFGSILVLFGILCFIMQIVVGFLQRDQRLDLTGDPWDGRTLEWATSSPAPFYNFAHLPKINGIDTFWNDKEAGIAYVKPTSYEDIHMPTNRAAGIVIGLIITVMGFALIWHIWWLAIATFVAAIISFIVSSFTKKVDYYVPAAEVERIENERYAILEKHLKKD from the coding sequence ATGAGCTTATTAGGTAAGTTAGGTCCAGATGCAATTCCATACGATCCAATCGTATTGGTTACAGTTGCTATGATGATCCTAGGTGGTATCGCAGTTGTTGCAGGTATCACTTACTTCAAAAAATGGGGCTACTTGTGGAACGAATGGTTCACGTCTGTAGACCATAAAAAAATCGGTATTATGTACCTGTTCGTATCGATCATCATGCTTTTGCGTGGTTTCGCCGATGCGATCATGATGCGTCTTCAACTGTTCCTTGCAAAAGGTGGCGGTGAAGGTTACTTGCACCCTGAACACTATGACCAGATCTTTACTGCCCACGGCGTAATTATGATCTTCTTCGTAGCGATGGGTCTTGTAGTTGGTTTGATGAACATCTCTGTACCACTTCAAATTGGTGCACGTGACGTTGCATTCCCATTATTAAACTCTCTTAGCTTCTGGTTATTTGCCGGCGCTGCGGGTCTAATGATGGTTTCACTTGCTCTTGGTGAGTTCGCTGCAACTGGTTGGATGGCTTATCCTCCACTTTCAGGTATTGAATACTCTCCTGGCGTTGGTGTTGACTACTACATCTGGGCACTTCAGGTTTCTGGTCTTGGTACACTTCTTACTGGTGTTAACTTCTTCGTTACCATCATTAAAATGCGTGCACCTGGCATGAAACTTATGGATATGCCGATCTTCACTTGGACATCTTTATGTACATCTGTGTTGATCATTGCATCATTCCCAGTGTTGACTGCAACTATTGCAATGTTAACGCTTGACCGTTACTTCGGTTTCCATTTCTTCACTAATGACTTAGGCGGTAGCCCAATGTTGTATGTGAACTTGATTTGGACTTGGGGTCACCCAGAAGTTTACATCTTGGTATTACCTGCTTTTGGTATTTACTCAGAAGTTGTTGCAACGTTCTCTCGCAAAACGTTGTTCGGTTACAAATCTATGGTGTATGCAACTATCGCGATCACAGTTCTTGCGTTCGTGGTATGGGTTCACCACTTCTTTACCATGGGTGCTGGTGCCAACGTTAACGCGTTCTTTGGTATCATGACCATGATTATTGCGATCCCTACTGGTGTGAAAATCTTCTCTTGGTTATTCACTATGTACAAGGGTCGTATCACCTTTACAACTCCAATGCTTTGGACACTTGGTTTCCTTGTGACTTTCGGTATCGGTGGTTTAACAGGTGTGTTAATGGCAGTTCCACCAGCGGACTTCCTAGTACACAACTCATTGTTCTTGATCGCTCACTTCCATAACGTAATTATTGGTGGTGTAGTATTCGCAATGTTCGCAGGTATCATCTTCTACTGGCCGAAAATGTTCGGTTGGAGATTGAATGAGACTTGGGGTAAAGCTGCATTCTGGTTCTGGTTCTTCGGTTTCTACTTTGCATTCATGCCACTTTATATCCTTGGTTTCATGGGTATGACTCGTCGTTTGAATACATATGACAACCCAGAATGGGATCCGTACTTGGCTATTGCATTCTTCGGTTCTATCTTGGTTCTATTCGGTATTTTGTGTTTCATTATGCAAATCGTGGTTGGTTTCTTACAACGCGACCAACGTTTAGACCTTACAGGTGACCCATGGGATGGCCGTACTTTAGAATGGGCGACTTCTTCTCCTGCTCCGTTCTATAACTTTGCTCATCTTCCTAAGATCAATGGTATTGATACTTTCTGGAATGACAAAGAAGCTGGTATCGCTTACGTTAAGCCAACGTCTTATGAAGACATTCATATGCCAACAAATCGTGCTGCAGGTATTGTGATTGGTTTAATCATCACAGTAATGGGCTTCGCACTTATCTGGCATATCTGGTGGTTGGCAATCGCTACTTTTGTTGCTGCGATCATTTCGTTCATCGTTTCTTCATTCACGAAGAAAGTGGACTACTATGTTCCTGCTGCTGAAGTTGAGCGCATTGAAAATGAACGCTATGCGATCCTTGAAAAACACTTGAAGAAGGACTAA
- the cyoC gene encoding cytochrome o ubiquinol oxidase subunit III, translated as MAEVLHHENHGHDEHHHHDDTDITVFGFWTYLMSDLVLFGTLFIAFAVLSSHVPVGTPSAKELFGESLGFVLTETFALLISSVTFGFAVLAAYKKDVAKVLTWLAITWVFGAAFIGMELYEFSHLVHASHGPSTSAFLSAFFTLVGTHGIHVTSGLVWMIVLMIQIKKYGLTLPNTRRLACLSLFWHFLDIVWICVFSVVYLMGVL; from the coding sequence ATGGCTGAAGTACTTCATCACGAAAATCATGGACATGATGAGCATCATCACCACGATGATACTGACATCACAGTCTTTGGTTTCTGGACTTATTTGATGAGTGACCTTGTACTCTTTGGTACACTCTTCATTGCTTTCGCTGTATTAAGTAGCCATGTTCCTGTGGGTACACCAAGTGCGAAAGAACTTTTCGGTGAGTCATTAGGTTTTGTTTTAACTGAAACATTTGCTCTTTTGATTTCATCTGTAACATTCGGCTTTGCAGTTCTTGCTGCCTATAAGAAAGATGTTGCGAAAGTTTTGACTTGGTTAGCGATTACTTGGGTATTCGGTGCTGCCTTCATCGGTATGGAACTTTATGAATTCAGTCATTTAGTTCACGCTAGTCACGGCCCTAGCACTTCTGCATTCTTATCTGCATTCTTTACGCTTGTAGGTACGCATGGTATCCACGTAACTTCAGGTTTAGTATGGATGATCGTGTTAATGATTCAAATCAAGAAATATGGTTTGACTCTACCAAATACACGTCGTCTAGCGTGCCTAAGCTTGTTCTGGCACTTCCTTGACATCGTTTGGATCTGTGTATTCAGCGTAGTTTACTTAATGGGAGTTCTATAA
- a CDS encoding cytochrome o ubiquinol oxidase subunit IV: MMSHDHNAAGASHGNTKQYTIGFILSVLLTVIPFGMVMAGGFSRGLLVAVIAITAVAQVLVQLVYFLHMNSSSEQRWNVIAFVYTILCIAVLLIGSVWIMNYLHYNMMI, from the coding sequence ATAATGAGTCATGATCATAACGCTGCTGGTGCATCTCACGGAAACACTAAACAGTACACAATTGGTTTCATCCTTTCTGTATTGTTAACTGTAATTCCTTTCGGCATGGTAATGGCTGGTGGCTTTAGCCGCGGTCTACTAGTTGCTGTTATTGCGATTACAGCTGTTGCTCAGGTTCTTGTTCAATTAGTTTACTTCTTGCACATGAACTCATCTTCAGAGCAACGTTGGAACGTGATTGCATTTGTATACACAATCCTATGCATTGCTGTTCTTCTGATCGGCTCTGTATGGATTATGAACTACTTACACTACAACATGATGATCTAA
- the cyoE gene encoding heme o synthase, with translation MLKKYLFLTKPGILFGNFVTALGGYFVAAQGSVDFLLLLITLLGTLFVVASGCVINNVIDQDIDSKMQRTQNRAMVQKSISIPVALAFAFVLGLIGFSILWFWVNAYAFLFAVIGFVVYVGFYSLWTKRTTIHQTIVGSISGAAPPVIGYTAVANQFDMGALLVFLGYALWQMPHSWGIAIYRFDDYKNAGIPILPVARSIRRTKIESLIYVVLFCLTMNGLFIFGYANWIYMLVLNAFSLYWVYLTIQGFKAQDDQLWAKQYFMFSVKLITVISVIFSFTSKAPSMPIVFF, from the coding sequence ATGCTGAAAAAGTATTTATTCCTGACTAAACCAGGAATTCTCTTTGGTAACTTCGTTACCGCTTTGGGTGGCTACTTTGTAGCTGCCCAAGGTTCTGTAGATTTCCTTCTCCTGCTGATTACCCTCTTAGGCACGCTCTTCGTTGTTGCTTCTGGATGTGTTATCAATAATGTTATTGATCAAGACATCGACTCAAAAATGCAACGCACACAAAATCGTGCGATGGTTCAAAAATCAATTTCTATTCCTGTGGCTTTAGCATTTGCTTTTGTTTTAGGCTTAATTGGTTTTAGCATTTTATGGTTCTGGGTAAATGCTTACGCTTTCCTTTTTGCTGTTATTGGTTTTGTCGTATATGTTGGTTTTTACAGCCTATGGACAAAACGAACAACAATTCATCAGACCATTGTTGGTAGTATCTCTGGTGCAGCGCCACCGGTGATTGGCTACACAGCGGTTGCAAATCAGTTTGACATGGGTGCCCTCCTGGTCTTTTTAGGTTATGCGCTCTGGCAAATGCCTCATTCATGGGGAATTGCAATTTACCGTTTTGATGACTACAAAAATGCAGGTATTCCAATTTTACCTGTGGCTCGTTCAATTCGACGTACCAAGATTGAATCATTGATCTACGTTGTATTGTTCTGTTTAACCATGAATGGTTTATTCATTTTTGGTTATGCAAATTGGATCTATATGCTGGTATTGAATGCTTTTAGTTTGTATTGGGTTTATCTCACAATACAAGGCTTTAAAGCACAAGATGATCAATTATGGGCGAAGCAATATTTTATGTTTTCGGTCAAATTGATTACGGTCATTAGTGTCATTTTTAGCTTTACATCTAAAGCACCGTCGATGCCAATCGTATTCTTTTAA
- the rpsF gene encoding 30S ribosomal protein S6: protein MRHYEIVLLVHPDQSDQVVGMVERYLTHIKEAEGQIHRLEDWGRRQLAYPINKIHKAHYILMNVECGQTTLDELEELFRYNDAIIRSLIIRRENAITEESLLAKSAEEKRARKAQREEAQQAQDSAEA, encoded by the coding sequence ATGCGTCACTACGAAATCGTACTATTGGTACATCCAGACCAAAGCGATCAAGTTGTGGGTATGGTAGAACGTTACCTAACTCACATCAAAGAAGCTGAAGGTCAAATCCACCGTCTTGAAGACTGGGGCCGTCGTCAATTGGCTTACCCAATCAACAAGATCCACAAAGCTCACTACATTCTTATGAATGTTGAGTGTGGTCAAACTACTCTTGATGAGCTAGAAGAATTGTTCCGTTACAACGATGCAATCATTCGTAGCCTTATCATCCGTCGTGAAAACGCTATCACTGAAGAGTCACTATTGGCTAAGAGTGCTGAAGAAAAACGTGCGCGTAAAGCTCAACGTGAAGAAGCACAACAAGCTCAAGACTCTGCTGAAGCATAA
- the rpsR gene encoding 30S ribosomal protein S18: MARFYRRRKFCRFTAENVTYIDYKDIDTLKQYITENGKIVPSRITGTKARYQRQLALAIKQARYLSLIPYTDNHK; encoded by the coding sequence ATGGCACGTTTTTACCGTCGTCGCAAGTTCTGCCGCTTTACAGCTGAGAACGTTACGTACATCGACTACAAAGATATCGACACTTTAAAACAGTACATCACTGAAAACGGCAAGATCGTTCCTAGCCGTATTACAGGTACTAAAGCTCGTTACCAACGTCAATTAGCGTTAGCGATTAAACAAGCTCGTTACTTGTCTTTGATCCCTTACACTGACAATCATAAGTGA
- the rplI gene encoding 50S ribosomal protein L9, which produces MDIILLQRIKNLGKLGDKVSVKAGYGRNYLIPQGKAVAATEANTAAFEARRAELEKQEAEVLAAAQARADQLNEVNIVITAKAGDEGKLFGSIGTRDIADALTNAGLTVDRAEVRLPNGALRNTGEFNIAIQLHHDVVAEVLVTIVAE; this is translated from the coding sequence GTGGATATTATCTTATTACAACGCATTAAAAACCTTGGTAAACTTGGCGATAAAGTATCTGTGAAAGCTGGTTACGGCCGTAACTACCTTATCCCTCAAGGTAAAGCAGTTGCTGCTACTGAAGCTAACACTGCTGCATTTGAAGCTCGTCGTGCTGAACTTGAGAAACAAGAAGCTGAAGTTTTAGCTGCTGCTCAAGCACGTGCTGACCAATTGAACGAAGTAAATATCGTAATCACTGCGAAAGCTGGTGACGAAGGTAAACTATTCGGTTCAATCGGTACTCGTGACATCGCTGATGCGTTGACAAATGCTGGCCTTACAGTTGACCGTGCTGAAGTTCGTCTTCCTAATGGCGCTCTTCGCAACACTGGTGAATTCAACATCGCAATCCAATTGCACCATGATGTTGTTGCAGAAGTTCTTGTTACTATCGTAGCTGAGTAA
- the dnaB gene encoding replicative DNA helicase: protein MSQANASKKPTTAKAETLTENSNLKEFRTPPHNLAIEQAVLAALMTVAESFEQVGDTLTENDFYATRHKYIFRAIEQLSKENSPYDAVLVNDWLIKQNLLEAVGGEEYLMQLMADSPSSFYNLETYAGKIKEFSTLRNMIKVSSEILQNAYDTKGRTVSEILDLAETNIFSIAEQHNNNAKAQGPKPINTVVADVFDKLNELSQLEGSITGLTTGFIELDNKTSGMQAGDLIIVAARPSMGKTTFAMNLVESVLFNNNLPALVYSMEMPADSIAMRLISSFGRVHQGHLRSGKMDSDEWSKVTSTIVHLQEKSLYIDDSSALPPTELRARARRIAKLHGGKLGCIMVDYLQLMKVPGMGDNRVGEISEISRSLKALAKEMNCPVIALSQLNRSLENRPNKRPVMSDLRESGAIEQDADLIMFIYRDEVYNKESKEAGTAEIIIGKQRNGPIGTVRLAFEGQYTRFSNLSPEFYSQYDDEE from the coding sequence ATGTCACAGGCGAATGCCAGCAAAAAGCCGACTACCGCTAAAGCTGAAACACTGACAGAGAATTCAAACCTCAAAGAGTTTCGCACACCACCTCATAACTTAGCGATTGAACAAGCTGTACTTGCTGCATTAATGACCGTTGCCGAATCATTCGAGCAAGTGGGTGATACGCTGACTGAAAATGACTTCTATGCAACACGTCATAAATATATCTTCCGTGCAATTGAACAGCTTTCTAAAGAAAATTCACCTTACGATGCCGTTTTGGTCAATGACTGGCTCATCAAGCAGAATTTGCTTGAAGCAGTCGGCGGTGAAGAATACTTAATGCAATTGATGGCAGATTCACCATCAAGTTTCTATAACTTAGAAACCTATGCAGGCAAAATTAAAGAATTCTCTACCCTGCGTAACATGATCAAAGTTAGCTCTGAAATTTTACAAAATGCCTATGACACCAAAGGTCGTACAGTCAGTGAAATTTTAGACTTAGCTGAAACCAATATTTTCTCGATTGCCGAGCAACATAATAATAATGCCAAGGCACAAGGTCCAAAACCGATTAATACTGTTGTCGCAGATGTATTCGATAAACTGAATGAACTTTCACAACTTGAAGGTTCCATTACAGGTTTAACCACGGGCTTTATTGAGCTCGATAATAAAACCTCTGGTATGCAGGCAGGTGACTTAATTATTGTGGCTGCCCGTCCGTCTATGGGTAAAACCACCTTTGCCATGAACTTGGTAGAAAGCGTATTATTCAATAATAACCTACCTGCTCTTGTGTACTCGATGGAGATGCCCGCTGACTCGATCGCGATGCGTCTGATTTCATCATTTGGTCGTGTACATCAAGGACATTTACGTTCAGGTAAAATGGACAGTGATGAATGGTCTAAAGTGACCAGCACCATTGTTCATTTGCAAGAAAAAAGTCTCTATATCGATGACTCATCAGCTTTACCACCAACTGAACTTCGTGCCCGTGCCCGTCGTATCGCGAAGCTTCATGGCGGTAAACTCGGTTGTATCATGGTCGATTATCTACAATTGATGAAAGTACCAGGTATGGGCGATAACCGTGTTGGTGAGATCTCAGAAATTTCCCGAAGCTTAAAAGCCTTGGCGAAAGAGATGAATTGCCCTGTGATTGCATTATCACAGTTGAACCGATCTCTCGAGAACCGTCCAAACAAACGTCCTGTGATGTCGGATTTACGTGAATCGGGTGCGATCGAGCAGGATGCCGATTTGATTATGTTTATTTACCGTGATGAGGTTTATAACAAAGAATCTAAAGAAGCTGGTACTGCAGAGATTATTATTGGTAAACAGCGTAATGGTCCAATTGGTACTGTTCGCTTGGCCTTTGAAGGTCAATATACACGTTTTAGTAACTTATCCCCTGAGTTTTATTCTCAGTATGATGATGAAGAATAA